A region of Sulfurimonas sp. DNA encodes the following proteins:
- the hemB gene encoding porphobilinogen synthase: MFQRFRRTRLNNHLRALVRETNVSVNDFIYPLFVRSGENIKTEVASMPGVFQMSLDEILKECGELKKLGLYSIILFGIPDVKDSIGSDSLCEHGIIACAIRAIKKEHPEMFVVTDLCFCEYTDHGHCGIIDAENETVNNDATLEISAQQALIHAKAGADMIAPSGMMDGIIQTLRSALDANGYENLPIMAYSTKFASGYYGPFRDVAESTPSFGDRSSYQMDPANRREAISESISDEVQGADILMVKPALAYLDIVREIKDNTSLPMAVYNVSGEYAMLKIAGLNDLIDYDRVVMETMVSFKRAGADIIISYHAKEVAKMLQKQN; the protein is encoded by the coding sequence ATGTTTCAAAGATTTCGTAGAACTCGTTTAAATAATCATCTTCGTGCCTTAGTAAGAGAAACAAATGTGAGTGTCAATGACTTTATTTACCCACTTTTTGTTCGTTCTGGTGAGAATATTAAAACAGAAGTAGCATCTATGCCTGGAGTATTTCAGATGAGCTTAGATGAAATTTTAAAAGAGTGTGGGGAGTTGAAAAAGTTAGGGCTTTATTCTATTATTTTATTTGGCATTCCTGATGTAAAAGATTCTATTGGTTCTGATTCTCTTTGTGAACATGGAATTATTGCTTGTGCAATTCGTGCTATAAAAAAAGAACATCCAGAGATGTTTGTTGTTACAGACCTTTGTTTTTGTGAATATACAGACCATGGACATTGTGGAATTATAGATGCTGAAAATGAAACAGTAAATAATGACGCGACTTTAGAAATATCAGCACAGCAAGCTCTTATACACGCAAAAGCTGGAGCAGATATGATAGCACCTTCGGGAATGATGGATGGAATCATACAAACGCTTAGAAGTGCGCTAGATGCTAATGGTTATGAAAACTTGCCAATAATGGCATACTCTACAAAATTTGCATCTGGATATTATGGACCATTTAGAGATGTTGCAGAATCTACTCCATCTTTTGGAGATAGAAGCTCTTATCAAATGGATCCAGCCAACAGAAGAGAAGCTATAAGTGAATCTATTTCAGATGAGGTACAGGGAGCAGATATACTTATGGTAAAACCTGCTCTTGCTTACTTAGACATAGTTCGTGAAATCAAAGATAATACTTCACTTCCAATGGCTGTTTATAATGTAAGTGGCGAATATGCCATGCTGAAAATAGCAGGGTTAAATGACCTGATTGATTATGATAGAGTTGTAATGGAAACCATGGTTTCTTTTAAAAGAGCAGGAGCAGATATAATTATCTCTTATCATGCAAAAGAAGTTGCTAAAATGCTTCAAAAGCAAAATTAG
- the argF gene encoding ornithine carbamoyltransferase, which yields MRHFLTLQDFTKEEILEIIDISLDIKKNLKSKIYKKELENQTLAMIFEKSSTRTRVSFETGMSQLGGHALFLSNRDIHLGRGEPIKDTARVISSMCDMVMIRTFEQSMIEEFAKFSKVPVINGLTDSFHPVQLLADYMTLVEYESSEDIVCAYIGDGNNMTHSWMILAAKLGFELRIATPKGYEVDENILQVALLLAKESGAVIKTMHDPCEAVKGASVVTTDTWTSMGKEEEKEDRINIFKGFMVNDKMMLLAKKDAKLLHCLPAYRGLEVSEKTFEEHSKIIFDEAENRLHAQKGLMVWLDKQR from the coding sequence TTGCGACATTTTTTAACATTACAAGATTTTACTAAAGAAGAGATATTAGAAATTATTGATATTTCCCTTGATATAAAGAAAAATCTAAAATCTAAAATTTATAAAAAAGAGTTAGAAAATCAAACACTTGCAATGATTTTTGAAAAAAGTTCAACAAGAACTAGAGTTAGTTTTGAAACAGGTATGTCACAGCTAGGTGGTCATGCTCTGTTTTTATCAAACCGTGATATTCATTTAGGTCGTGGAGAACCTATCAAAGATACAGCAAGAGTAATCAGTTCTATGTGCGATATGGTAATGATTAGAACTTTTGAGCAATCAATGATAGAAGAGTTCGCAAAATTCTCAAAAGTACCAGTTATAAATGGTTTGACAGATTCTTTTCATCCTGTACAACTTTTAGCAGATTATATGACTTTAGTGGAATATGAATCTAGTGAAGATATTGTTTGTGCTTATATTGGTGATGGAAATAATATGACTCATTCTTGGATGATACTTGCTGCAAAACTTGGTTTTGAGCTAAGAATAGCAACCCCAAAAGGTTATGAAGTTGATGAAAATATCTTACAAGTTGCACTTCTTTTAGCAAAAGAAAGTGGAGCTGTTATAAAAACTATGCATGATCCTTGTGAAGCAGTTAAGGGTGCTAGTGTTGTTACAACAGACACTTGGACTTCAATGGGAAAAGAAGAAGAAAAAGAGGATCGTATAAATATTTTTAAAGGTTTTATGGTAAATGATAAGATGATGCTCTTAGCAAAAAAAGATGCTAAGTTGTTGCACTGTTTACCGGCATATAGAGGATTAGAAGTTAGTGAGAAAACTTTTGAAGAACATTCAAAAATTATTTTTGATGAAGCAGAAAATAGACTTCATGCTCAAAAAGGATTAATGGTTTGGTTGGATAAACAAAGATAA
- a CDS encoding nitrate- and nitrite sensing domain-containing protein, translating into MRILLLVMTLIFTLNAKSLFSNSGQKENSKYIGALKDLVIATQKTRGLTNNYLNGNTTSMLLVYGTRKDMKKAIGIMESLPLAADPIINSRATSISQSLISLNRVAFNREPAGVFSKYTELIEQTLMLAQSVSKRGSNELNPLGQELSTIMMEVILPFTEYVGQMRGMGSGIVAKRKITPKQNAQMLAIINEIQILSSTLLADMQNVLSKNGKKFNTNISIKLAQIEQATKTYISLTKKDVLEEKNINLNTNNYFNQGTSLISQLIEVYNINNKVILEDSKGWI; encoded by the coding sequence ATGCGTATACTTCTTCTAGTAATGACTTTGATATTTACACTAAATGCAAAATCTTTATTTAGTAATTCTGGGCAAAAAGAAAACTCAAAATACATTGGTGCTCTTAAAGACTTAGTAATAGCAACTCAAAAAACAAGAGGTTTAACAAACAATTACCTAAATGGTAATACAACCTCTATGCTCTTAGTCTATGGAACAAGAAAAGATATGAAGAAAGCAATCGGAATAATGGAGTCACTTCCATTAGCTGCTGACCCTATTATAAACTCTAGAGCAACTTCAATATCTCAATCATTAATATCACTTAATAGAGTAGCATTTAATAGAGAACCTGCTGGTGTATTTAGCAAATATACAGAATTAATAGAACAAACTTTAATGCTTGCACAAAGTGTTTCTAAGCGTGGTTCAAATGAGTTAAATCCTTTAGGTCAGGAACTATCAACTATTATGATGGAAGTGATTTTACCTTTTACTGAGTATGTTGGACAAATGAGAGGAATGGGTTCTGGAATTGTTGCAAAAAGAAAAATTACTCCAAAACAAAATGCTCAGATGCTAGCTATTATAAATGAGATACAAATCTTAAGCTCAACTCTACTGGCAGATATGCAAAATGTATTATCAAAAAATGGCAAAAAATTTAATACAAATATTTCTATCAAACTTGCTCAAATTGAACAAGCGACTAAAACTTATATATCTTTAACAAAAAAAGATGTTTTAGAGGAAAAAAATATTAATTTAAATACAAATAATTACTTCAATCAAGGGACAAGCTTAATTTCACAACTTATTGAAGTTTATAACATAAATAATAAGGTGATTTTAGAAGATTCAAAAGGATGGATTTAA
- the trpS gene encoding tryptophan--tRNA ligase: MKRVLTGIQPSGDLHIGNYFGSIKQMVDAQKDNDTFAFIANYHAQTSINDGKRLSELTMQCATDFLALGIDPNKSTFWVQSDVKEVLELYWVLSSFTPMGLLERAHSYKDKTARGQATNHSLFSYPVLMAADILIFGSEIVPVGKDQIQHVEIARDVAIKFNNKYGDILTVPEFRVQEEVQTVPGIDGQKMSKSYGNIVNIFGEQKKQLKTIKKIVTENVAMEEPKEYKNCNVYNMAKLFLNQNELVELQNRYKNGKEGHGHFKLYLGEVMWEYFAEFREKRSYYEKNQDEVRDILNLGSKKAKEIASPMIETIRNVTGISY; this comes from the coding sequence ATGAAAAGAGTTTTAACTGGTATTCAACCATCTGGTGATTTACATATTGGAAACTATTTTGGCTCTATAAAACAGATGGTAGATGCGCAAAAGGATAATGATACTTTTGCCTTTATAGCAAACTATCATGCGCAAACTAGTATAAATGACGGAAAAAGATTAAGTGAACTTACCATGCAGTGTGCAACTGATTTTTTAGCACTTGGTATAGACCCAAATAAATCAACCTTCTGGGTTCAGTCAGATGTAAAAGAAGTACTTGAGTTATACTGGGTTTTATCTTCATTCACTCCAATGGGATTGCTTGAGAGAGCGCATAGTTACAAAGACAAAACTGCCAGAGGACAAGCTACAAATCACTCATTGTTTTCATACCCTGTTCTTATGGCAGCAGATATTTTAATCTTTGGTTCTGAGATAGTTCCTGTTGGAAAAGACCAAATTCAACATGTTGAAATCGCTAGAGATGTGGCAATAAAGTTTAACAATAAATATGGAGATATTTTAACAGTTCCAGAGTTTAGAGTTCAAGAAGAAGTACAAACTGTTCCAGGTATTGATGGACAAAAGATGTCAAAGAGTTATGGAAATATTGTAAATATTTTTGGTGAGCAAAAAAAGCAATTAAAAACTATCAAAAAAATTGTAACTGAAAATGTAGCCATGGAAGAGCCAAAAGAATATAAAAATTGTAATGTTTACAATATGGCAAAACTATTTTTAAATCAAAATGAACTTGTAGAACTTCAAAATAGATACAAGAATGGTAAAGAAGGTCATGGGCATTTCAAGCTATATCTTGGGGAAGTAATGTGGGAATATTTTGCAGAATTTAGAGAAAAACGCTCTTACTATGAAAAAAATCAAGATGAAGTTAGAGACATTTTAAATCTTGGCTCAAAAAAAGCCAAAGAAATAGCCTCTCCAATGATAGAAACAATAAGAAATGTGACCGGAATTAGTTACTAA
- the hpf gene encoding ribosome hibernation-promoting factor, HPF/YfiA family: MNVQIRAKDITLSANNKAHIESAIEGFSKYTLDITTVNVNVKAEKKGISIEFDIHIAHASPVVINQADDNLDAAIDLAIDRTSKALRRLHTKVIEHSNASIKDLETLDT, from the coding sequence ATGAATGTACAAATTCGCGCAAAAGATATTACTCTTAGTGCTAACAACAAAGCACACATCGAGTCTGCTATTGAAGGTTTTTCAAAATATACACTGGATATAACTACGGTCAATGTTAATGTTAAAGCTGAAAAAAAAGGTATTTCTATTGAGTTTGATATTCATATCGCTCATGCTTCACCTGTTGTAATAAACCAAGCAGATGATAACCTAGATGCTGCTATAGATTTAGCAATTGACAGAACTTCAAAAGCTCTTCGTCGTTTACACACAAAGGTTATTGAGCATTCTAATGCATCTATAAAAGATTTAGAAACTCTTGACACCTAG
- a CDS encoding CopD family protein, protein MDYYLWIVVFHIMAVMSWMAMLFYQPRLYVYHTEHKNKPDFVEVIKIQEYKMYKYIGLPAMWATVISGIWMLFLRPDLLEGDIWMYAKILVVISLMAYSFSLEYYRVELEKENYSKSGNFFRAYNEVPTVLSLLIVGYVVTKTFSFAFTFITLAIGAFVIYRVIKQTPKDA, encoded by the coding sequence ATGGATTATTATTTATGGATAGTTGTATTTCATATTATGGCAGTTATGTCATGGATGGCAATGCTTTTTTATCAACCAAGATTATATGTATATCACACAGAGCATAAAAACAAACCAGATTTTGTAGAAGTTATAAAAATTCAAGAATATAAAATGTACAAGTACATAGGACTTCCTGCAATGTGGGCAACGGTAATTAGTGGAATTTGGATGCTATTTCTTAGACCTGATTTATTAGAAGGGGATATATGGATGTACGCTAAAATCTTAGTAGTAATTTCCCTAATGGCATATTCATTTTCTTTAGAATATTATAGAGTAGAGCTAGAAAAAGAAAACTATTCTAAAAGTGGAAACTTCTTTAGAGCTTATAATGAAGTACCAACTGTATTGTCTTTGTTAATTGTAGGGTATGTAGTTACTAAAACATTTTCTTTTGCTTTTACTTTTATAACATTGGCAATTGGGGCTTTTGTGATTTACAGAGTGATAAAACAAACACCTAAAGATGCATAG
- the der gene encoding ribosome biogenesis GTPase Der encodes MKKVAIIGRPNVGKSSLFNRLIKKRDAITSEQAGTTRDVKRRNTIIINKQVELLDTGGLDKGCELFDKIKEMSLKAAYKADIILYMVDGKGIPEEEDKKLFYELQSMGKDMALVVNKIDNDKMKEKLWDYYEFGTDAIFGISVSHNRNTVELLEWIASKVPDSDIVKEDGEEQELTKITEDEISDDDFFAKYSHTDEEDDGFTYWDESEEVDNSIFAQNDLIKQFDENDVNHIKIAIIGRTNVGKSSLLNALLGEERSVVSSVAGTTIDPIDETVNYKDKQITFVDTAGLRRRGKILGIEKYALMRTTEMLESANMALIVLDASEPFLDLDEKIAGLVDSNRLASIIVLNKWDISKKEEHDKILKEVRDRFKFLAYAPIITLSALSHQRVDKLHEMILEINENYSQRISTSKINEVVEKALRRHTLPSVSGQVIRIYYATQYETRPPKIAIIMNKPSGLHFTYRRYLTNKLREAFNFTGTPVLFKAKKKGEK; translated from the coding sequence ATGAAAAAAGTCGCAATAATCGGTCGTCCAAATGTTGGAAAAAGCTCACTTTTTAATCGACTAATCAAAAAAAGAGATGCAATAACATCAGAGCAAGCTGGAACAACAAGAGATGTGAAAAGAAGAAACACAATTATTATAAATAAACAAGTTGAACTTCTTGATACAGGTGGATTAGATAAGGGTTGCGAGTTATTTGATAAGATAAAAGAGATGTCACTTAAAGCTGCTTACAAAGCGGATATCATACTCTATATGGTTGATGGAAAAGGCATTCCTGAAGAAGAAGATAAAAAACTTTTTTACGAACTTCAATCTATGGGTAAAGATATGGCATTAGTTGTTAACAAAATTGACAACGACAAAATGAAAGAAAAACTTTGGGATTATTATGAGTTTGGTACAGATGCTATATTTGGAATCTCTGTTTCACACAACAGAAACACAGTTGAACTGCTTGAATGGATAGCTTCAAAAGTTCCAGATAGTGATATCGTAAAAGAAGATGGCGAGGAACAAGAGCTAACTAAAATCACAGAAGATGAGATTAGTGATGATGATTTTTTTGCTAAATACTCTCATACAGATGAAGAAGATGATGGATTTACTTACTGGGATGAAAGTGAAGAAGTAGACAACTCTATCTTTGCTCAAAATGATTTAATAAAACAGTTTGATGAAAATGATGTAAATCACATCAAAATTGCAATTATCGGACGAACAAATGTTGGAAAAAGTTCACTTTTAAATGCCCTTTTAGGAGAAGAACGCTCTGTTGTAAGTAGTGTTGCAGGAACTACTATTGACCCAATTGACGAAACTGTAAATTATAAAGACAAACAAATAACCTTTGTTGATACAGCAGGTTTAAGAAGAAGAGGTAAGATTTTAGGCATTGAAAAGTACGCTCTGATGAGAACAACAGAGATGCTAGAAAGTGCGAATATGGCTCTGATTGTTCTAGATGCTAGTGAGCCATTTTTAGATTTAGATGAAAAGATTGCTGGTTTAGTTGATAGCAACAGATTAGCATCTATCATCGTTTTAAATAAATGGGACATTTCTAAAAAAGAGGAACATGATAAAATCCTAAAAGAAGTTAGAGATAGATTTAAATTTTTAGCTTATGCACCTATTATCACTTTATCTGCTCTTTCACACCAACGAGTTGATAAACTGCATGAGATGATTTTAGAGATAAATGAAAACTACTCTCAACGCATCTCCACTTCAAAAATAAATGAAGTTGTAGAAAAAGCTCTAAGACGACATACTCTACCAAGTGTGAGTGGGCAAGTTATAAGAATTTACTACGCAACGCAGTATGAAACAAGACCACCAAAAATTGCAATTATTATGAACAAACCAAGTGGTCTTCACTTTACATATAGAAGGTACTTAACAAATAAACTACGAGAAGCTTTTAACTTTACTGGAACACCAGTTCTTTTTAAAGCTAAAAAGAAAGGTGAGAAGTAG
- a CDS encoding LPP20 family lipoprotein: protein MIKTLSSIALAGLVVATITGCSSTAPELKEEADFRCKQENVLAPKWTCVPMVEGNYAGVGIAHKSVAGMGHMRKIAIADGRSNLVQQIKSQVKDKVETFTRTTGVADGETVDQVNTAVSKQIAKVDLQGSKLVDTWTSPSGNLYVLVTVPEATVNGEVKKAVKTSFKNDQALWQQFQSKNALEGLDKEFPTD, encoded by the coding sequence ATGATCAAAACTTTATCGTCAATCGCATTAGCAGGTTTAGTAGTTGCAACAATTACAGGTTGTAGTAGTACAGCCCCAGAACTAAAAGAAGAAGCGGATTTCCGTTGCAAACAAGAAAATGTTTTAGCTCCGAAATGGACTTGTGTCCCTATGGTTGAAGGTAATTATGCTGGTGTTGGTATCGCTCACAAGAGTGTTGCTGGTATGGGTCATATGAGAAAAATTGCTATAGCAGATGGCAGAAGTAATTTAGTTCAACAAATCAAGTCTCAAGTAAAAGACAAAGTTGAAACATTCACTCGTACAACTGGTGTTGCTGATGGAGAAACTGTAGATCAAGTAAATACTGCTGTTTCAAAGCAAATAGCAAAAGTTGACTTACAAGGTTCAAAGCTTGTAGATACTTGGACTTCACCATCTGGTAATTTATATGTATTAGTTACAGTTCCTGAAGCTACTGTAAATGGTGAAGTTAAAAAAGCTGTTAAAACAAGTTTTAAAAATGACCAAGCTCTATGGCAACAATTTCAATCTAAAAATGCTTTAGAAGGCCTAGATAAAGAATTTCCAACTGACTAA
- a CDS encoding Hcp family type VI secretion system effector: MDNSIFMTIKGSTQGSISEGAFTPESVGNIYQNGHEDEIFIKTFNYGSAVPVNTATGQPFGRRTHEPLSIVKYLDKSSPLLAEALNKGETLTNIELKIYRTAYTGKQEHFYTIALEDAIVVDINALNTEEEGIFENVNFVYRKISLRHEIASTSSSDDIRMGVDG; this comes from the coding sequence ATGGATAATTCAATTTTTATGACAATTAAGGGTAGTACACAAGGTTCCATTTCAGAAGGTGCTTTTACGCCTGAATCTGTTGGTAATATTTATCAAAATGGTCATGAAGATGAAATATTTATCAAGACATTTAACTATGGTTCTGCTGTTCCTGTAAACACTGCAACAGGTCAGCCTTTTGGAAGAAGAACACATGAGCCTTTAAGCATTGTAAAATATTTAGATAAAAGTTCTCCTCTTCTAGCTGAAGCTTTAAATAAAGGCGAAACACTTACTAACATAGAATTAAAGATTTATAGAACTGCTTATACAGGCAAACAAGAACATTTTTATACAATTGCCCTGGAAGATGCAATTGTTGTAGATATTAATGCCTTAAACACTGAAGAAGAAGGTATTTTTGAAAATGTTAACTTTGTATATAGAAAAATATCATTACGACATGAAATTGCTAGTACATCTAGTTCAGATGATATTAGAATGGGTGTTGATGGTTAA
- a CDS encoding tlde1 domain-containing protein yields MSWVYSQSTGFLKHNGKVVFKDGYSGKGNYKNKPAMQHIADKGPIPRGLYTIQSPRYSGVTGPYSMPLVPKGHNALGRTFFQIHGDKISDPGNASTGCIILGKTIRQKIWKSLDHTLEVVR; encoded by the coding sequence ATGAGCTGGGTTTATAGTCAATCTACTGGTTTTTTAAAACATAACGGAAAAGTGGTATTTAAAGATGGTTATTCGGGTAAAGGAAACTATAAAAATAAACCTGCAATGCAACATATTGCCGATAAAGGTCCCATACCTAGAGGTTTATATACAATCCAAAGTCCTAGATACAGTGGTGTAACAGGACCTTATTCTATGCCTTTAGTTCCTAAAGGGCATAATGCTTTAGGAAGAACATTCTTTCAAATTCACGGGGATAAAATAAGTGATCCAGGAAATGCATCTACCGGATGTATAATTTTAGGAAAAACGATTCGTCAGAAAATTTGGAAAAGCTTAGACCATACATTAGAGGTAGTTAGATGA
- a CDS encoding phosphoribosyltransferase, with protein MKYYSYEDFKCDTKKLLLNVKAFEAEVIVGIARGGLTLSHAIAEGLDIREVQTLRTELYDKTCKREMLSIFGDCNFQNISRVLVVDDIADSGDTLKAIMEHLRAKYKNIDFKATTLFYKKTSVYEPDFWVNEADEWIDFFWERDFKVNAL; from the coding sequence ATGAAATATTACTCTTATGAAGATTTTAAATGTGACACAAAAAAGTTACTATTGAATGTAAAAGCATTTGAAGCGGAAGTTATAGTTGGCATCGCAAGAGGTGGACTGACCTTATCTCATGCTATTGCTGAAGGTTTAGATATTCGTGAGGTTCAAACTCTACGAACAGAACTTTATGATAAAACTTGTAAAAGAGAGATGCTTAGTATTTTCGGAGATTGTAATTTTCAAAATATTTCTAGAGTTTTAGTAGTTGATGATATAGCAGATAGCGGAGATACTTTAAAAGCTATCATGGAACATTTAAGAGCAAAATACAAGAATATAGACTTTAAAGCAACTACACTTTTTTATAAAAAAACATCTGTTTATGAGCCTGATTTTTGGGTAAATGAAGCAGATGAATGGATAGACTTTTTTTGGGAACGGGATTTTAAGGTAAACGCACTTTAG
- a CDS encoding TerB family tellurite resistance protein, which produces MSNLIILFIIGYILYKVFKSYARFTNYSQEAFKNFSVSKESLQKSDLGLFVALVAKVAKADGKVDALEAQLVGIMFDDISAVFPEPSKTKDILKQIFDEEKDRSDNLEEVAQALGQAIKRDKAKEQQFMGFLIQLAFIDGEVSQSEDDVLQTIAQAFEFDPNAYHAIFDQFEKMMKNIHPKANIADAYKLLGVHESDEMSVIKKAYRKLVREYHPDIIKSQNKGEDYMQKATAKTQEINQAYEMIKKVKK; this is translated from the coding sequence ATGAGTAATTTAATAATTTTATTTATCATTGGATACATTTTATACAAAGTTTTTAAAAGTTACGCTCGTTTTACAAACTACTCTCAAGAAGCTTTTAAAAACTTCTCTGTTTCTAAAGAATCTTTACAAAAAAGTGATTTAGGTCTTTTTGTAGCTTTAGTTGCAAAAGTTGCTAAGGCAGATGGAAAAGTTGATGCACTCGAAGCCCAGCTTGTTGGCATAATGTTTGATGATATTTCTGCAGTTTTTCCAGAACCAAGCAAAACAAAAGATATACTTAAACAGATTTTTGATGAAGAAAAAGATAGAAGTGATAACCTGGAAGAAGTGGCTCAAGCTCTAGGTCAAGCGATAAAAAGAGATAAAGCGAAAGAACAACAGTTCATGGGCTTTTTAATCCAACTAGCCTTCATTGACGGTGAAGTTTCTCAAAGTGAAGATGATGTTTTACAAACAATAGCACAAGCTTTTGAGTTTGACCCAAATGCTTACCATGCAATATTTGACCAGTTTGAGAAAATGATGAAAAATATCCACCCTAAAGCAAATATCGCAGATGCTTATAAACTTTTAGGTGTACACGAGAGTGATGAAATGAGTGTTATCAAAAAAGCATACAGAAAACTTGTACGAGAATATCATCCAGACATCATAAAATCTCAAAACAAAGGTGAAGATTATATGCAAAAAGCAACTGCAAAAACTCAAGAAATAAATCAGGCCTATGAGATGATAAAAAAGGTCAAAAAATAA
- a CDS encoding DMT family transporter yields MGIIASMKLIKNLNNGVKYMLMASFTFAIMGALAKLASGHMSSLEVVFFRNIFGVALISYAIYKKPMTNSGGKPYLLLFRGTMGFTALLAYFYNIANIPLGDAVTFSKTAPIFTAIFAWFFLKEKLSTSAWFAVFIGFGGIVLITQPSSMGFTKYDLLGIFSGIGAALAYTSVRELRKFYDTRAIVLSFTLVGTIGPIILFILSEFITNPDLDFMLGKFIMPTGIVWLYVVGLGILGTFSQYFMTKAYGETKAGIVGAVSYTNIIFAIFVGLLLGDSLPTMTTTFGIVLIVFAGIMVAKAK; encoded by the coding sequence ATGGGTATAATTGCATCTATGAAACTAATAAAAAATTTAAATAATGGCGTAAAGTATATGCTTATGGCATCTTTTACTTTTGCCATAATGGGTGCATTAGCAAAACTTGCATCTGGACATATGTCTTCACTCGAAGTTGTGTTTTTTAGAAATATATTTGGTGTCGCTCTTATAAGTTATGCAATATATAAAAAGCCAATGACTAATAGCGGAGGGAAACCTTATTTACTTCTTTTTCGTGGAACCATGGGTTTTACTGCACTTCTAGCATACTTTTACAACATAGCAAATATACCGCTAGGAGATGCCGTAACCTTTAGTAAAACAGCTCCTATCTTTACTGCTATTTTTGCTTGGTTTTTTTTAAAAGAAAAACTTTCTACTTCTGCTTGGTTTGCGGTGTTTATAGGATTTGGCGGTATAGTTCTTATTACTCAGCCAAGTAGTATGGGTTTTACTAAGTATGATTTACTTGGTATATTTAGCGGAATTGGAGCGGCTTTAGCTTACACTTCAGTTAGAGAACTTAGAAAGTTTTATGACACAAGAGCCATTGTTTTATCTTTTACTCTTGTGGGAACTATTGGACCGATAATCCTTTTTATACTCTCAGAATTTATAACAAATCCAGACTTAGATTTTATGCTTGGTAAGTTTATCATGCCAACTGGCATTGTTTGGTTATATGTTGTTGGGCTTGGTATTTTAGGAACTTTTTCTCAGTATTTTATGACAAAAGCTTATGGCGAAACTAAGGCAGGAATAGTTGGAGCTGTAAGTTATACAAACATCATTTTCGCTATTTTTGTAGGTCTATTATTGGGTGATTCTTTACCAACTATGACAACAACCTTTGGAATTGTTTTGATTGTTTTTGCCGGTATAATGGTTGCAAAAGCTAAATAG
- a CDS encoding type II toxin-antitoxin system RelE/ParE family toxin: MTYSFHPDAELELNASVDYYQECKEDLGSEFAYEVYKTIQRVLEFPTAWQKLDEDIRRCLTNRFPFGVIYYQRDDEIIILAVMQLNRKPNYWKNRE, from the coding sequence ATGACATATTCTTTTCATCCGGATGCTGAACTAGAATTAAATGCTTCCGTTGATTATTATCAAGAATGCAAAGAAGACCTTGGTTCAGAGTTTGCATACGAAGTTTACAAAACAATACAAAGAGTTTTAGAGTTTCCAACTGCTTGGCAAAAGCTAGATGAAGATATAAGAAGATGTTTAACAAATAGATTTCCATTTGGAGTTATTTACTACCAAAGAGACGACGAGATTATTATTTTAGCCGTTATGCAACTCAACAGAAAACCAAATTACTGGAAAAATAGAGAATAA
- a CDS encoding addiction module protein, protein MLALKQEQLFDEIDILPIDLKTKIVDKILASITPANSSIDALWIKEVNQRKTDIESNNVSLVDGDEVFKKISKRLNS, encoded by the coding sequence ATGTTGGCTTTAAAACAAGAACAACTTTTTGATGAGATAGATATTTTACCAATAGATTTAAAAACTAAAATTGTTGATAAAATATTAGCTAGTATAACACCTGCAAATTCTTCTATAGATGCACTATGGATAAAAGAAGTGAACCAAAGAAAAACTGATATTGAATCCAACAATGTATCCCTTGTTGATGGAGATGAAGTTTTCAAAAAAATATCTAAAAGACTCAATTCATAA